One Actinomadura viridis genomic region harbors:
- a CDS encoding SDR family oxidoreductase: protein MSKVIAITGAARGIGFATARALKAKGATVVIGDIDETAAKEAGERLGLAAFPVDVTSRESFAAFLGKVEEEAGPLDVLINNAGIMPIGPVTDESDADARRCMDINVHGVMLGTKLALERMLPRGTGHVINIASLAGVLFTPGLALYNASKAAVIAFTEATRLEVQDRGVHVSAVLPTFTNTDLVAGTRSPKGQRNCEPEDIAAAVVELVGRPRPQAVVPRKLAAQVRMGGLFPEKVKQAISRRYGLDKIFLEYDPEARKAYDARIRS, encoded by the coding sequence ATGAGCAAGGTCATCGCGATCACCGGCGCGGCCCGGGGGATCGGGTTCGCCACCGCCCGCGCGCTCAAGGCCAAGGGCGCCACCGTGGTGATCGGGGACATCGACGAGACCGCGGCCAAGGAGGCGGGCGAGCGGCTCGGCCTGGCCGCGTTCCCGGTGGACGTCACCTCGCGGGAGTCGTTCGCCGCGTTCCTCGGCAAGGTCGAGGAGGAGGCCGGCCCCCTCGACGTACTGATCAACAACGCCGGGATCATGCCGATCGGCCCGGTCACCGACGAGAGCGACGCCGACGCCCGGCGCTGCATGGACATCAACGTCCACGGCGTCATGCTCGGCACCAAGCTCGCCCTGGAGCGGATGCTGCCGCGCGGCACCGGCCACGTGATCAACATCGCCTCGCTCGCCGGCGTGCTGTTCACCCCCGGCCTGGCCCTCTACAACGCCAGCAAGGCGGCCGTGATCGCCTTCACCGAGGCCACCCGGCTGGAGGTCCAGGACCGCGGCGTGCACGTCAGCGCCGTGCTGCCCACGTTCACCAACACCGACCTGGTCGCGGGCACCCGCAGCCCCAAGGGGCAGCGGAACTGCGAGCCCGAGGACATCGCCGCCGCCGTGGTCGAGCTGGTCGGCCGGCCCCGCCCGCAGGCGGTCGTCCCGCGCAAGCTCGCCGCCCAGGTCCGCATGGGCGGGCTGTTCCCCGAGAAGGTCAAGCAGGCGATCTCCCGCCGCTACGGCCTGGACAAGATCTTCCTGGAGTACGACCCGGAGGCCCGCAAGGCCTACGACGCCCGCATCCGGTCCTGA